From the Octadecabacter antarcticus 307 genome, one window contains:
- the gcvP gene encoding aminomethyl-transferring glycine dehydrogenase — MTFTPTDYLPYDFANRRHIGPSPAEMVEMLKVVGAADLDALMEDTLPQKIRQAKPLDFGKPMSERELLHHMKVVASKNKVLTSLIGQGYHGTVTPPAIQRNIFENPAWYTAYTPYQPEISQGRLEALLNFQTMVSDLTGLEIANASLLDEATACAEAMTMAQRVAKTKVKGFFIDENCHPQNIAVMKTRAAPLGIEITIGAPDDLDAATVFGAIFQFPGTYGHLRDFTPEMEKLHATKAIGIIAADPLSLTLLKEPGAMGADIAVGSTQRFGVPVGYGGPHAAYMATKQSYARSMPGRIVGVSIDSHGNRAYRLSLQTREQHIRREKATSNVCTAQALLAVMAGFYAVFHGPEGLRAIAQRIHRKTARLAEGLKMAGFDIRPVTFFDTITVDVGPLQAAVMKSAVDEGINLRAVGDTKIGITLDERTRSDTIEAVWRAFGIERADKDYTPHYHVPEKLIRRSDYLTHPVFHMNRAETEMMRYMRRLADRDLALDRAMIPLGSCTMKLNSAAEMMPVSWDEFALLHPYVPRDQAAGYMEMIDDLSAKLCDVTGYDAISMQPNSGAQGEYAGLLSIAGYHRANGQSHRNICLIPMSAHGTNPASAQMVGWKVVPVQSAANGDIDLDDFRAKAQQHADNLAACMITYPSTHGVFEETVIDVCQITHDHGGQVYIDGANMNAMVGLSRPGDLGGDVSHLNLHKTFCIPHGGGGPGMGPIGVKEHLIAHLPGDPTTGDGAVSAAAFGSPSLLPISWAYCLMMGGDGLTQATRVAILNANYIAKRLEGAFDVLYKGPTGRVAHECIIDTRPFAESANVSVDDIAKRLIDCGFHAPTMSFPIAGTLMIEPTESENKAELDRFCDAMLGIRAEIAEIENGTAHPQNNPLMNAPHTMEDLVKDWDRPYSREVGCFPAGAFRVDKYWPSVNRVDNVWGDRNLTCTCPPMDTYAEAAE, encoded by the coding sequence GCAGGCAAAGCCGCTCGATTTTGGGAAACCGATGTCTGAACGCGAACTTTTGCATCATATGAAGGTTGTGGCATCAAAGAATAAGGTCCTGACGTCGTTGATTGGGCAGGGATATCATGGGACGGTCACGCCGCCCGCGATCCAACGCAATATTTTCGAAAATCCCGCGTGGTACACCGCCTACACCCCTTATCAGCCGGAAATTTCGCAAGGCCGCCTTGAGGCGCTTTTGAATTTCCAAACAATGGTGTCTGATCTGACAGGATTGGAAATCGCGAACGCGTCGCTATTGGATGAGGCAACCGCCTGTGCAGAGGCGATGACAATGGCGCAGCGGGTCGCCAAAACCAAAGTTAAGGGCTTTTTCATCGACGAAAACTGTCATCCGCAAAACATTGCCGTGATGAAAACCCGCGCGGCACCTTTGGGGATAGAAATTACGATTGGTGCGCCGGATGATCTGGACGCTGCAACCGTTTTTGGCGCGATTTTCCAGTTTCCGGGAACCTATGGTCATCTGCGCGATTTCACGCCCGAGATGGAAAAACTGCACGCCACGAAAGCCATCGGAATTATTGCCGCTGACCCGCTGTCGCTGACATTGCTGAAAGAACCCGGTGCAATGGGGGCCGATATTGCGGTTGGCAGCACACAGCGATTTGGTGTGCCAGTGGGTTACGGCGGCCCGCATGCGGCCTATATGGCGACGAAACAATCCTATGCGCGTTCCATGCCCGGACGGATTGTTGGCGTGTCGATTGACAGCCATGGCAACCGCGCATACCGCCTGTCGTTGCAAACCCGCGAGCAACATATCCGCCGCGAAAAAGCGACCAGCAATGTCTGTACAGCGCAGGCGTTGTTGGCGGTTATGGCAGGCTTTTATGCCGTGTTTCATGGCCCCGAGGGTCTGCGTGCAATCGCCCAACGCATTCACCGCAAAACCGCCCGTCTGGCCGAAGGGTTGAAGATGGCAGGGTTCGACATCCGCCCTGTGACGTTCTTTGACACCATCACTGTCGACGTTGGCCCGCTGCAAGCTGCGGTGATGAAATCGGCGGTAGACGAAGGCATCAATCTGCGCGCTGTTGGGGATACGAAGATCGGCATCACACTGGACGAACGGACCCGTTCGGACACAATTGAAGCCGTCTGGCGGGCCTTCGGGATTGAGCGCGCGGACAAGGATTACACGCCGCACTATCATGTGCCTGAAAAACTGATCCGCAGGTCTGACTACCTCACGCATCCTGTGTTTCACATGAACCGCGCAGAAACGGAAATGATGCGTTATATGCGTCGTCTGGCCGATCGTGATCTTGCGCTGGACCGCGCGATGATCCCGCTGGGGTCGTGCACGATGAAACTGAACTCTGCGGCGGAAATGATGCCCGTGTCGTGGGACGAATTTGCGCTGCTACACCCCTACGTACCGCGCGATCAAGCGGCGGGGTATATGGAAATGATCGATGATCTGTCAGCAAAGCTGTGTGATGTCACAGGCTATGACGCGATTTCCATGCAGCCCAATTCGGGCGCACAGGGGGAATATGCAGGTCTATTGAGCATCGCAGGATATCACCGTGCAAACGGTCAAAGCCATCGCAACATCTGCCTGATTCCGATGTCGGCGCATGGCACCAATCCGGCGTCTGCCCAAATGGTTGGCTGGAAGGTTGTCCCAGTTCAATCGGCCGCAAATGGCGACATTGATCTGGATGATTTTCGTGCCAAAGCGCAACAGCACGCCGATAATCTTGCGGCGTGTATGATCACTTATCCATCGACCCACGGGGTGTTTGAAGAAACTGTGATCGATGTGTGTCAGATCACCCATGACCACGGTGGGCAGGTCTATATTGACGGCGCGAATATGAACGCGATGGTCGGTCTGTCGCGCCCCGGCGATCTTGGCGGCGACGTCAGCCATTTGAACCTGCACAAGACGTTCTGTATTCCGCACGGCGGCGGTGGCCCGGGCATGGGGCCAATTGGCGTAAAAGAGCATCTGATTGCCCATCTGCCCGGCGATCCAACAACTGGAGACGGGGCGGTGTCGGCTGCTGCATTCGGATCACCGTCACTGCTGCCGATTTCATGGGCCTATTGTTTGATGATGGGGGGCGACGGCCTGACCCAAGCGACCCGTGTTGCGATTTTGAATGCCAACTACATTGCCAAGCGGCTCGAGGGGGCGTTTGATGTGCTTTATAAGGGGCCAACAGGGCGTGTTGCCCATGAATGTATCATCGACACGCGCCCGTTTGCCGAGAGCGCCAATGTTAGCGTTGATGACATTGCCAAACGCCTGATTGATTGCGGTTTTCACGCCCCAACGATGAGTTTCCCTATCGCGGGCACCCTGATGATCGAACCAACCGAGTCCGAAAACAAAGCCGAGCTTGATCGGTTTTGTGACGCCATGTTGGGTATACGGGCGGAGATTGCCGAGATTGAAAATGGCACGGCGCACCCGCAGAATAATCCGCTGATGAACGCGCCGCACACGATGGAAGACCTCGTGAAAGACTGGGACAGACCCTATAGTCGTGAGGTCGGGTGTTTCCCTGCGGGGGCATTTCGTGTCGACAAATACTGGCCATCCGTGAACCGTGTGGACAACGTTTGGGGGGATCGCAACCTGACCTGTACCTGTCCGCCGATGGACACCTACGCCGAAGCGGCGGAGTAG